Within the Pseudobythopirellula maris genome, the region GTCAGCCAGCGACAACCTGGGCTGCGAGGACGAGGGTTTTATCGTCATCAGATCGGACTCGAACGGATTCGGAATCGAGGAACTTGCTGAGCTCCGTCTCAAGAGCCAGCGGCTCGGCGGTGGAGCGGATCGCGTTGAACAAGGGTTGGAAGAACGGGGCGTGGGGCGTCTGGCCCTCGAACGACAGGGCGATTCGCTCGATGCCGTCCGTCAGCAGGGCGACCTCGGTGAAGGGACGCTCGATCGAGATAAACTCGAGGTGGTCGGCGTAGTCGTCCGCGGTCAGGAAGTTGGTCGAGTTGGCGTACTCACCCGATTGCGGCCAGAACACGACGCCCTGCACCCCGCCGCTGCTGAGCACGATGGCGCCGTCGCCGATCTGGAAAAAGACCGCCCGGTCGGCCGACAGCAACGCCGCGCAGAGCGTGGTCGCCAGCTCGCGCGAGGCGCACTCGCGGCGATCGGCCTCTTCGAACAGGCGGGCGCGGATGAGCTCGCACCAGTCGAGCACCATCTGGCGGTCGAGACTATTCAGTGCGGGGTCCGCTTCGAACAACTCCTCGGACTTCTCGGCTACGGTGTCGCAAGCGATCGACGAGCCGAGGTCGCTGTGCTTGGCGCTGCCGGCGCCGTCGGCCACGCAGGCGACGAGCGTGGCGCCGTCGCCCAAGACTCGAACAGCCTTGCTGTCTTGGCACGGTTCGTTCTTGGCGGCGTGCGATTGCCCCTGCACACTCTGTCCGATGCTTTGCCACATGGGCGGTTGCTGTTCCACACGGGGGGAGATTTCGCGCCCTTTCGACCAGGGCGGTGCGAGAGCCGGGGCGCGTTAGATCTGGGCCCAGCCCGAGGGCCCACTCGTGGGGTCTTCGAGCGGCACCTCGTCGCCCGGCGACGACCGCGAGACCGCCTGCTGCGAGTTCGAGAGCCAGCTGAACAGCTCGCGGAACTTCAGCCCGTCGAGCCACAGCGGCTTGCGCACGCAGATCTCGCCGAGGATCTCCATGTTGGCGCCCTCCACGCCCACGGCGAAGAAGCAGAACGCCTTGGTCTGCTCGCCGGTGTGGACGCGCGACACGATCGGCTTCCAGTGGTCGTTCGGCTCGCCGTCGGTGATCATGAAGATCCACGGGCGGTAGTAACCGATGCCGTTCTCACGGTAGGCGTTCTTGCGCTCTTCGATCATGTCGAGCGCCGTGCGGATGCCCTGCCCCATCGGCGTGCCGCCGCGCGGCTGGAGCGTGGGGGGATCGAAGTTCGCCGCCGTGGTGAACTCGGTCTTGCGTTCGACGTGGCCCCCGAACGTGACGATCGCCACCTCCACCCGCTTCGACGCCAGCGGGTCGGCCAGCAGCTCGTCGCGGTAGGCGGCCAGGCCGGAGTTCAGCTCGTTGATCGGCGGGCCCTGCATGGAGGTCGACGTGTCCACCAGCAGCACACACGGAACGCGCGGCTCGGGGTTCTCGGCGAACTCGACCGCGCTGAACACGCTGTCGGCTGAAACTTGGTCCATACTCCACGGCCTACTGATGATGAACTAGCGAGTGCGAGAATCGGAATATGCACACAGTATAATCAGCGCGCAAGCGTATTTTAACTGGCTTTTTGACCGCGGGTCCGAAGCCGCCTTGAGCGGTTGCTTTCGGAGTGGTTTTCTCACCAGGACTCGACTAAACCGGGGGCGATCGGTTCCTCCGATCCATCTCTGCACGAGCCGCACGCCGAGCCGCTAGGCGGTTTATCCCCGCCGGCTATTCGTCTGCAAAGCGCTGACTTTGGGTCCCCTCTAGAAAAAAACGACTCCCACGAACTCTGGTGGGGTTAGGAGGTTTGGCCGGAGTCTGGGCCCGCGCGGAGCAGAAAGACGCCCGCGTCTCGCTCGCTTTCACCTCCGTCGCAAACGATTCTCGCTACGCACGTAACGGAGAAGATCTCGTGAATCCGTCAAACGCCGTTCGCCCCGTTCGCTGCGGGATACTGCTCTTGGGGCTGAGCGCCTGCCTGGTTGCGAGACCCGCGATATCGCAGAGGCTTCAGCCGACTCACGATGACCTGACTTACGCAACCGCCCCGACCGACAGCGGCGCGGACAAGGACCTGCGTCTCGACCTTTGGCTGCCTCAGGTCTCGGCCGACAAGAGCCCGCTGGTGCTCTGGATCCATGGCGGCGGCTGGTCCGGCGGCTCTCACGACAACCCGCCGGCCGGGCTGACCCAACTGCTGCAGCGCGGCTTCGCGGTCGCCTCGGTGGAGTATCGGCTGAGCGGCGAAGCGATCGCGCCGGCGCAGATTCACGATGTCAAAGGCGCTGTCCGCTACTTGCGCGCCAACGCTGCGCAGTACCACCTCGACCCGAACCGCTTTGCCGCATGGGGGAGTTCGGCCGGCGGCCACTTGGCGGCCTTGCTCGCCACCTCCGGCGACATCGATGCGGCTGAGGGAGACATTGGGGGCAACCTTGACCAATCAAGCGCTGTCCAGGCAGCGGTCGATTACTTTGGACCGACGCACCTGCTGACCATGGAACTCGACGACCGCGACCCTCCGGGCAGCGTCATCGATCACGACGCGCCGAACTCGCCCGAATCACGATTGATCGGTTACGACGGCCCCGGGGAGGGGATCGGCGACCTGAGGGCGAATATTGGCAGCCTCGTCGCCCCGTACCCCGAGAAGGCCCGCTTGACGCACTTGATGAGTCCCTTGGCGCACGTTTCGTCGGACGACGC harbors:
- a CDS encoding alpha/beta hydrolase; translated protein: MNPSNAVRPVRCGILLLGLSACLVARPAISQRLQPTHDDLTYATAPTDSGADKDLRLDLWLPQVSADKSPLVLWIHGGGWSGGSHDNPPAGLTQLLQRGFAVASVEYRLSGEAIAPAQIHDVKGAVRYLRANAAQYHLDPNRFAAWGSSAGGHLAALLATSGDIDAAEGDIGGNLDQSSAVQAAVDYFGPTHLLTMELDDRDPPGSVIDHDAPNSPESRLIGYDGPGEGIGDLRANIGSLVAPYPEKARLTHLMSPLAHVSSDDAPIYIAHGDLDTSVPILQSMRLAAALDSAGVENVFRRVEGAGHGFGTQSPIVNSEAIDFLASRLLAAPEPLSAALVMLGCSGLGVARSRAA
- a CDS encoding PP2C family serine/threonine-protein phosphatase, yielding MWQSIGQSVQGQSHAAKNEPCQDSKAVRVLGDGATLVACVADGAGSAKHSDLGSSIACDTVAEKSEELFEADPALNSLDRQMVLDWCELIRARLFEEADRRECASRELATTLCAALLSADRAVFFQIGDGAIVLSSGGVQGVVFWPQSGEYANSTNFLTADDYADHLEFISIERPFTEVALLTDGIERIALSFEGQTPHAPFFQPLFNAIRSTAEPLALETELSKFLDSESVRVRSDDDKTLVLAAQVVAG
- a CDS encoding vWA domain-containing protein; translated protein: MDQVSADSVFSAVEFAENPEPRVPCVLLVDTSTSMQGPPINELNSGLAAYRDELLADPLASKRVEVAIVTFGGHVERKTEFTTAANFDPPTLQPRGGTPMGQGIRTALDMIEERKNAYRENGIGYYRPWIFMITDGEPNDHWKPIVSRVHTGEQTKAFCFFAVGVEGANMEILGEICVRKPLWLDGLKFRELFSWLSNSQQAVSRSSPGDEVPLEDPTSGPSGWAQI